In Babesia bovis T2Bo chromosome 3, whole genome shotgun sequence, the genomic window ATTAAGATTGCGTGATGACAGTGTACATAATCCAGACATATCCCAATTCCAATGTCTTGAGGGATGTGCCTTGATTCGTGAGCTTCATGTCTATGGTGTTGTTGTTGCTCATGGCAAGAATCCTGCTGAATCAACTCCATATCAGCATCGTGGCATTGGTGCTAGTTTACTTCTGGCTGCTGACATAATAGCTTTAGCACGTGGTTACCGCAAGATTGCTGTGATTGCAGGTATTGGCACCCGTAGGTACTACATGAAGCATGGTTATTACGTCAAGGACACATTTATGCTAAAGTCACTGGATCCTGAATTAATTCGTCACAGCTTTTCGTTTAATCAATCTCGTGAGGGTTACGTTATGCTACctagttctataagggtAAATCGTGTTGACCTAAAGGAAAGCGCACGTTTATTGAAACAGGATTTACCCGATGAGCTTGGGAAAAAAGCTGCCAAAGTGCAATACCCATTAACAGTTGGGGGGCATTACATCATAAACATTCCGCGTTTGTTACGCTGGGTTCGTGCAGAAAATCATGAGGACTATACCAAAACCCTGTGGATGACATACGACAGTTGGATGTGTTCTATTAATGACTATTTCAAGGGATTCCTGGAGTACAAGCGGGTAGTACTAGAGAATCCGCATCTCGTAGCATCGGTTGTTCTTTTAGGTGTTGCCTGTTTCGGCGCTACATATCGTCGTAGGTAGGACAAATAATCTATTTAATTGTACGTTCCAAGCGTTCTAGTTGGTATTCTATGTGTTTTTGTAGTGCGTCAATTTCACCTTTACATTGTTTACTCATCTGCAGTCTAGCTTCCATGTCATTGGTGATCTCTGGGTATAATGAGTTAAGTCCATGCTACTTACCTATACGTTTTCTACTTTGCCTGAACACTGGTCTATAAGTGTATCCCCCAATGGCACATCCCTGTTATGTATTAACCACTgtgatataacataccaccaGGAATATTGGATGTAATGACAGTGCCAAAGACCCGAAAACGCACATGAACGCTACTCCTACCACCCCGAATTTAATATTTGCATCATTTGTTATTCTTGTTTGTGCTGCCtgaatatatgttatagtTTTGAAAGTTGCTGGCTATATAGTGCCCATCTATACTACTAAGACACTAGCACTCACCTCGTTGTAATCATCCCTGTTTTTGAGATATTTCGTAACTGCTTCATGGTATTTCTGGGTAGTATCATCGAGTTCACGTGCTATATTCTTGATTTGATCGTCCGTTGCGCTTTTAGTTATACTTTCAGTGTGCTATATAAGGTACATCCAGGTTGTTACTAAAGACTTCCTACCTCTTTTAGCATCTGAGCGTAGACATGGGAGTATTGTTGCGATGTGTGTGCTAATATCTGCCTTGTTTTGTTAATTTCATGTTTCAAGGCTGTATTACTATCGGATATATACCTAACAGTCACTGTGTTACATTTTGTGGCAACAGTTCTATATTTTTGTACTATGTtcatatacatattattATGTCTTATTTGAGAAGAACTTCCTGAACATTGGGTGTTGGCTTGCCTTCTTTCTTAATGGCTTTTTCCTTAGTTTCAAGGTGTGTGATTTCTTCTTGGTTTGTTTATTTTGCGTTGACCCTGTAAGTGCGGCTAGTGAAGTCCTGTTCTGTATATTGTTTATGTTAATATTTTCCAGTTGCGGGTTAAGCTTTGGATCTGGTATAtgttcatcttcttcttcgtcCACATCAGTGGTTTGTACATTGATTTCCCTGAGTAACTCTTCTCTCACTTCTGGCTTAGCGTATATTAGGTTACTTTCGTCTTTTACTATTTCCGATGAGCTTGTTACGTTATATGCGTATCCCTGTACATTGTGAGTATGTTATTGCCTTCGGGGTGCCAGTAGCGAACATGAGACATACCTGATCGATGATAAACTGTTGTCTTTTATCAGCGAATACCATTTCCTGTGTGTCTTTACTCACTAGGCTGTAGAAGAACGCATTGAATCCATTTTCATCAGTTTTACTTTTTGGTCTTAATATACGTCCTAGCCGTTGTGCTTCTTGTCTTCTTGATGCAAAGTTGAACGATATTTGTATTACTACGTTGGCACACGGTATATCCAGTGCGTTATCACCAACTTTCGAGAGTATGATCGAGTTAAAcgtattttcatttttgaaCTTGTTCAATATGATGATGCGTTCCGCTGAGGAGACCTTACCGCAGATGAAGGGTCTACATAGTTTTTTGGCTACGTTATGCAGTGCGAACAGGTTATCCGAGAAGACAATAACCTTATCACCCCGTGCTTCATGAAACTTCAGTAGGTACTCGCAGGTTGCCAGTTTAACTGGGTTACATGACCACAACCTTCTTTTTTTAGCGCAGTCGCTGCGGAGATACTCTCTATAAAAGGGTGCTGTCATAGGGCACCATATTTCCTTACATATTACTTTTGCTAGGAATCCCTTTTCCTGCAGTTCTAGCCAGTTGGCTTCATACAGCTTTGGTCCGATTAGCCATTGCAGGTCCTTGATGAGATCATCTTCCCTGACTAGTGTGGCCGTAAGTCCCAATTTACAGTGTGACCTTACAATATCATTGATTCTTCTGAAGGCTGGTGCCGGCACAAATTGCACTTCATCGAATATCAGCAGTCCCCAATCtctttgttttatttggttcaatatattctcTGTTGATTCCTTATGTTTCCTTGTGAATGCCATCATGGTATAGGTTGATATCACTACACCAGCGCCCTTTTCATCCCAAAGGTCACTTTTATGATCCGATGTGAGAGTCACCACTCGTTCAGCTGATATATTGGTAAACTCCTGGAACTGCTTCACCCATTGCTCTACTGCCACTGCTGATGTAGTCAGTACGAATATGGGCTTCCTGACGGTACATGCCGCCACAATACCAGTAAGTGTCTTCCCAGCTCCACATGGCAACACTATGATACCAGACCTTGCTCTGCCATTGCTAAACATACGCCTAAGCGCTCTTTCTTGGTAGTATCTAATCTTAATATTAGTCCTGATGCAGCAATCTAAAGTCGGTGTCTTCTTATCCTTTCTAAAATCATATTCCATAACTAATGGTCTTTTCATTGACTGTAAGGCTTCACGTTTCAGCTCTTCTATTTTCTCTTGGTATACCTCGAAGGAGTACACTTCACTTGTAGCACGTGACTCCTCAGACACTGTCCCCAATCCCTCCACTGCCACCGGCATTTTCGACTCCCTTACCGGTTTTGCGCTATCACTGTTTTCTGTTGAGTTGAACATGATAGACGCGACATCAGCTGTGAGTACTGATGAGGTGATATATTCCTGGTCTGACTCCTTTTGTGTCCATGTATTTGGTACTATTCTAGCACTCCTGATGACCGGGTTGGTCAACAGGTGGTCCAATTCCTTTTTATCATGTGACTCTATCCAGTACCTGTTATCCCTGAGTACTAATTTGATCTTCCCAAATGCCTGTAGACATATTCTCTGTGCACAAACAACCTACTGAGGCAGTGGTTACAATGGAATCCTTGACCTTCTTTGGTATTTCGTTCTTGGAGAATTTATTCAGGTTTGTGAGTAACTCCTCTACTGTGAGTCCTACTGATACTGCAGTATACAATGAGAATACCGTTATCTGCGAGGGATGGCTACAAGACGTCACAACCTACTTGATATTCATGCAGGTACTCAGGCCTGCAAATGGGTTCTGCGATAGTGGTTAGAAAGTCCTGTGCCTGCCTGCTGGCTTTTGCTGATATATCCAGGTACAAGTACCCATCAGGGCACACCCACATGGGTCTGTTTTCATGGTCCTTTTTAAGTTTTATATCTGTATAGTCCCTAAAGTTACGTATCCACTGTTCACTTCCATCTACTGTAAAAGGGAGCGATCCCCAATTTTGAACTGCGGAAGCTTTATCTTTCATGGTTATAAAGtgcgatatattatatgtgtAAGTCTATAGTTTATATTCAGCGAGTTCATTGAGTTCCACTACGCATTGTTGTAGTGACCTGTGTATTATGTTATTTACTATCACGACTTACCTGATGCTATCTACGCACATTTCTCTACGTTCTATTATATGCTTCGATTCTGCAGTTAGTTCCTCGTATAACTCCTTTTTATATAACTGTGATATAAGTTCCTGGTGGACAGACTCCGTTGTCTTATTTACCATGAAGTGCATAATACACTTTGGTACGGCGTCTGTTATATTCTTTCTGTGTAACATATAGC contains:
- a CDS encoding putative integral membrane protein — encoded protein: MLKEHTESITKSATDDQIKNIARELDDTTQKYHEAVTKYLKNRDDYNEAAQTRITNDANIKFGVVGVAFMCVFGSLALSLHPIFLVGCAIGGYTYRPVFRQSRKRIEITNDMEARLQMSKQCKGEIDALQKHIEYQLERLERTIK
- a CDS encoding DNA repair helicase rad25 family protein, whose translation is MKDKASAVQNWGSLPFTVDGSEQWIRNFRDYTDIKLKKDHENRPMWVCPDGYLYLDISAKASRQAQDFLTTIAEPICRPEYLHEYQITVFSLYTAVSVGLTVEELLTNLNKFSKNEIPKKVKDSIVTTASAFGKIKLVLRDNRYWIESHDKKELDHLLTNPVIRSARIVPNTWTQKESDQEYITSSVLTADVASIMFNSTENSDSAKPVRESKMPVAVEGLGTVSEESRATSEVYSFEVYQEKIEELKREALQSMKRPLVMEYDFRKDKKTPTLDCCIRTNIKIRYYQERALRRMFSNGRARSGIIVLPCGAGKTLTGIVAACTVRKPIFVLTTSAVAVEQWVKQFQEFTNISAERVVTLTSDHKSDLWDEKGAGVVISTYTMMAFTRKHKESTENILNQIKQRDWGLLIFDEVQFVPAPAFRRINDIVRSHCKLGLTATLVREDDLIKDLQWLIGPKLYEANWLELQEKGFLAKVICKEIWCPMTAPFYREYLRSDCAKKRRLWSCNPVKLATCEYLLKFHEARGDKVIVFSDNLFALHNVAKKLCRPFICGKVSSAERIIILNKFKNENTFNSIILSKVGDNALDIPCANVVIQISFNFASRRQEAQRLGRILRPKSKTDENGFNAFFYSLVSKDTQEMVFADKRQQFIIDQGYAYNVTSSSEIVKDESNLIYAKPEVREELLREINVQTTDVDEEEDEHIPDPKLNPQLENININNIQNRTSLAALTGSTQNKQTKKKSHTLKLRKKPLRKKASQHPMFRKFFSNKT